The proteins below come from a single Tenuifilum thalassicum genomic window:
- a CDS encoding translation initiation factor: MDWKDKLSFAYSTNPDFKPEEEDSNEPEIVPPSSQKLIVGIERKNRGGKVVTIVKGFVGPNDELNKLGKTLKTKCGVGGSTKDGEILIQGDHRQKVASILQDLGYKVVISGK, from the coding sequence ATGGACTGGAAAGATAAGCTAAGCTTTGCCTACTCTACTAACCCAGATTTTAAACCAGAGGAAGAGGATAGCAATGAACCAGAAATTGTTCCCCCTTCAAGTCAGAAGCTGATAGTTGGCATTGAGCGTAAAAACCGTGGAGGTAAGGTTGTGACGATTGTAAAAGGATTTGTTGGCCCCAACGATGAGTTGAACAAGCTTGGCAAAACGCTTAAAACAAAATGCGGCGTTGGTGGTAGCACAAAAGATGGCGAAATCCTTATTCAAGGTGATCATAGACAAAAAGTGGCCTCTATTTTGCAAGATTTAGGCTACAAGGTTGTTATTTCCGGAAAATAA